From Pagrus major chromosome 6, Pma_NU_1.0, one genomic window encodes:
- the mapkapk3 gene encoding MAP kinase-activated protein kinase 3 → MLQNGNEKEKPLQAPKAEPEPDSPADEPTQQQQPQMPALPAADGQDAGGESPHVPLPDYPKLEIKRNAVTDDYKISSQVLGLGINGKVLQCFNKKTGQKCALKILYDCPKARREVELHWQVSGGPYIVRILSLYENMHHGKKCLLIIMECMEGGELFSRIQARGDQAFTEKEASEIMRDIGTAIDFLHNINIAHRDIKPENLLYNTKERNSILKLTDFGFAKETTLHNPLQTPCYTPYYVAPEVLGPEKYDKSCDMWSLGVIMYILLCGFPPFYSNTGQAISPGMKRRIRMGQYEFPNPEWAIVSQEAKDLIHQLLKTDPNERMTITQFMNHPWINQSMVVPSTPLHTTRVLTEDREMWEDVKEEMTNALATMRVDYDQVKIKDLDTSSNPLLNKRRKKAAAGAKSGSTVCQSQ, encoded by the exons ATGCTACAAAATGGAAACGAAAAGGAGAAACCGCTCCAAGCGCCAAAGGCAGAGCCAGAGCCGGACTCCCCGGCTGACGAGccgacacagcagcagcagccgcagaTGCCGGCTCTCCCCGCTGCTGACGGACAGGACGCGGGCGGCGAGTCCCCACACGTCCCCCTGCCCGATTACCCCAAACTGGAGATAAAGCGCAACGCAGTGACGGACGATTATAAGATCTCCAGTCAGGTGCTGGGCTTAGGGATCAATGGCAAAGTCCTGCAGTGTTTCAACAAGAAGACTGGACAGAAGTGCGCACTGAAG ATTCTGTACGACTGCCCCAAAGCGAGACGAGAGGTGGAGCTCCACTGGCAAGTGTCAGGAGGGCCGTACATTGTTCGCATCCTCAGCCTGTATGAGAACATGCATCATGGGAAGAAGTGCCTGCTCATCATCATGGAGTG tatggagggaggagagctgtTCAGCAGGATCCAGGCCAGAGGAGACCAGGCCTTCACTGAGAAAG AGGCTTCTGAGATAATGAGGGACATCGGCACGGCCATTGACTTTCTCCACAACATCAACATTGCGCACAGAGACATCAAG CCAGAGAACCTGCTGTACAACACTAAAGAAAGAAACAGTATCCTCAAATTAACAGATTTTGGCTTCGCTAAGGAGACCACTCTACACAACCCTCTGCAGACTCCCTGTTATACACCCTACTACGTGG CTCCTGAGGTTTTGGGCCCAGAGAAATATGACAAGTCATGTGACATGTGGTCTCTGGGCGTCATCATGTACATCCT GTTGTGTGGCTTCCCTCCATTTTACTCCAACACGGGCCAGGCCATCTCTccagggatgaagaggagaatcAGGATGGGCCAGTACGAGTTCCCCAACCCGGAGTGGGCTATAGTGTCACAGGAAG CAAAAGATTTGATCCATCAGCTACTGAAGACAGACCCTAACGAGAGGATGACCATCACTCAGTTTATGAACCACCCCTGGATTAAT CAGTCCATGGTGGTTCCCTCCACTCCCCTCCACACCACCCGAGTTCTGActgaagacagagagatgtGGGAGGATGTGAAG GAGGAGATGACCAACGCCTTAGCGACCATGCGTGTGGACTACGACCAGGTGAAGATCAAAGATCTGGACACCTCCAGCAACCCACTACTCAACAAGAGACGCAAGAAGGCCGCAGCAGGGGCCAAGAGCGGGTCCACGGTCTGCCAAAGCCAATGA